In Silene latifolia isolate original U9 population chromosome 3, ASM4854445v1, whole genome shotgun sequence, a single window of DNA contains:
- the LOC141647456 gene encoding uncharacterized protein LOC141647456 isoform X2 codes for MTIYLFLLSTTPAPSTHKTVFTVLISCYIAFLLFSIYHQTAHPWELRYHAYFMEDIDSRLLILSDWLAVVACSTAILGLIQSSARHRQWIWYSFTGGVLLAIFWLYYMLRLPKFRWDVIWLPFGPISGAGLCLYVDHLLSESSSEVRKLRSYMYAYKAM; via the exons ATGACGATTTATCTCTTCCTACTGTCGACGACTCCCGCCCCATCGACACACAAG ACTGTTTTCACGGTGTTGATATCGTGTTACATTGCGTTTCTCCTCTTCTCCATCTATCATCAGACAGCTCATCCATGGGAGTTG CGTTATCATGCTTATTTCATGGAGGACATCGATTCACGGCTGCTCATACTTTCAG ATTGGTTAGCTGTTGTAGCATGCTCAACGGCCATTCTGGGATTGATTCAGAGTTCAGCCCGTCATAGGCAGTGGATTTGGTACTCTTTTACTGGTGGGGTTTTACTTGCCATCTTCTGGCTGTATTACATGCTTAG ATTGCCAAAGTTCCGGTGGGATGTTATATGGCTTCCATTTGGTCCTATAAG TGGCGCAGGACTATGCCTTTATGTAGATCATCTACTAAGTGAATCCTCATCAGAAGTCCGAAAGCTTAGGAGCTACATGTATGCCTACAAGGCAATGTAA
- the LOC141647456 gene encoding uncharacterized protein LOC141647456 isoform X1, with protein MKKLARKWNKSLHDQTQDDDLSLPTVDDSRPIDTQEQEELVRSLEKLHAHQSRLWRTVFTVLISCYIAFLLFSIYHQTAHPWELRYHAYFMEDIDSRLLILSDWLAVVACSTAILGLIQSSARHRQWIWYSFTGGVLLAIFWLYYMLRLPKFRWDVIWLPFGPISGAGLCLYVDHLLSESSSEVRKLRSYMYAYKAM; from the exons ATGAAGAAATTGGCAAGAAAATGGAACAAGTCTCTCCACGATCAAACCCAAGATGACGATTTATCTCTTCCTACTGTCGACGACTCCCGCCCCATCGACACACAAG AACAAGAAGAGTTGGTTCGATCCCTCGAAAAATTGCATGCCCATCAAAGTCGTTTATGGAGG ACTGTTTTCACGGTGTTGATATCGTGTTACATTGCGTTTCTCCTCTTCTCCATCTATCATCAGACAGCTCATCCATGGGAGTTG CGTTATCATGCTTATTTCATGGAGGACATCGATTCACGGCTGCTCATACTTTCAG ATTGGTTAGCTGTTGTAGCATGCTCAACGGCCATTCTGGGATTGATTCAGAGTTCAGCCCGTCATAGGCAGTGGATTTGGTACTCTTTTACTGGTGGGGTTTTACTTGCCATCTTCTGGCTGTATTACATGCTTAG ATTGCCAAAGTTCCGGTGGGATGTTATATGGCTTCCATTTGGTCCTATAAG TGGCGCAGGACTATGCCTTTATGTAGATCATCTACTAAGTGAATCCTCATCAGAAGTCCGAAAGCTTAGGAGCTACATGTATGCCTACAAGGCAATGTAA